CATGTCTTGCAGGGCCTCGCGCTGCGCATCGGAGGCCGGGATGATGCGTTCCGGCAGCAGGGCGCGTTCCTCGTCCGACAGGCTGGAAACACCGCCCCGGCTTACCTTGCGCACGATGCGCTGCGGCACATTGAGGGCGTGGAGGGGCAGGCGGTGCGCGTATACGGTTTCAAGCACCGGACGGTACAGGTCGAAGGGGTAGCCCCATTCCTTTTTCCAGTCCACGGCATCGGCAAAGTCCGCAAGGGGTACGGTGCCGTTGTTCACGGCGTCCAGCGCGGGCTGCCTGTCTGTGGAGAGCATCTCCAGCCCCACGGCGGGGCGCATGCCCGATTCGGCAAGGACCTGCAGGAGGCGCGACTGGATAAGATGGTCGCAGGGCACGGTGTGGCCTTCGCCCAGAAGGATGAAGTCTGCCTGCCGGGCACGCCGGAGAAAATCGTCAAGGCTGGCGGGGCTGGCATCGTGCAGAAGCAGGGAGCCTTCTGCCATGTCCGCGGGCATGTCTGCGGGCATGTCTGCCGTAACGGGCGGCAGGGAGGAAACGGGCGGCTGCGGCCTGTGCGCGCAGCCGCCCAGAAGGGTCATGCAGACAAGGATGCAGAGCATCCCCGTTATGTGTCTGCGGTTTATTGCCATGGGGTTAATCCCATATGCGCTTGTCCTCGATGGGACGTATCTGCGGCGGGAGCGAGCCGGGGGTGAGAATCTTCAACTGCGGGCGCAGCTTGATCTTTTCGCGGAACTGATGGAGCAGTTCGTCCTCGCGCTTGAAGTTGCTCGCCTCGATATACAGGATCATCTCGTCAATGCCGCCGGGGTTGGTCACTTCTATCTGCCAGCGTTTCACTTCGTCAAAACGGGCCATGACCTGCTCCACCTGATGCGGGTACACGAACATGCCCTTAATGCGTGCGGTGGTGTCCACACGGCCCACGATGGAGCCGATGCGGGGCGAGGTGCGGCCGCAGGCGCAGGGAGAACGGTCAATGTAGCCAAGGTCGCCGGTGGCGAGGCGGATGAGCGGGTAGGTCTTGTTGAAGGCGGTGACCACGATTTCGCCCACTTCGCCGTCCTTGAGCGGAATGCCGGTGTCCGGGTGGCAGATTTCCACATAGGCGCGGTTGGCAATGTGCAGGCCGGTTTTGTGGAAGCATTCGTAGCCTATGCAGCCCACGTCCGCCGTGCCGTAGCCCTGGCGCATGATGAGGTCGAACTTCTTTTCAAGCTGCGAGCGCATTTTTTCCGAAATCTTTTCGCCAGTGACAAAGGCCACTTCAAGGAACATGTCCTTGCGCAGGTTCAGGCCCTTTTCTTCCGCCTTCTGGGCAAGGTGCATCAGATAGCTGGGCGTGCCCACATAGCCGGTTACGCGCAGCTTCTGCATGATCTCAAGCTGGGTGGCGGCGTTGCCGGGTCCGGCGGGAATGGTAGCGCAGCCGAGGTTGCGCAGAGGCTCTTCGAACATCAGACCTGCCGGGGCGAGGTGATAGTTGAAGGTGATCTGCGCCACGTCGCCGGAGCGGAACCCTGCGGAGTAAAAGCCTTCTGTATAGCCCCAGTAGTCGTCCGCCCGGTCTTCCGGGTCAAAGATGGGGCCGGGCGACAGGAAGATGCGCTTGAGTTCGCCCAAGTCCTTGGTGAGCAGACCGCCGAGGCGCGGCCCCATGGACTGGAGGAAGATAAGCTCCTTCTTTTTGAGAATGGGAATATGCTTGAGGTCGGAGAGCGTCTTGAACTTTTCCACCTGAAACTGGGCGCGGTCAAAACGCTTTTTCACGTCCTCGGAATAGCGGTAGGCGTAGGAAAGAAGGTCTTTGAGCTGAATGAGGTAGTACTGACGGCGTTCACTTTCGTCCAGCACCTCGCGGCGGCTGTAGATGCCTTCTGTACGGTCTTTACGGGTCATAGGTGTACTCCATGTGTGGAAATATATGACATGAGCGAACTTCAGGCCCTAGCAAATGGCCCGTAGCATTGCAAGGATTATTTTTTTAAATGAACTATTTCGGATAGATATGACCACTCTCTCGGCGTGTCATCCGTGCCCCGAAAGGGGGCTTTCCTGCGGCAGTCGACATCGGCACATCAGAAATTCGGAACATCAGAACGTCAGAGCGAGAGCAGGTCCGCCAGCACTTCCAGCCCGGTGCGCAGGTTCTGCCTGTCGCGGGGGCCGCACAGCGAGACGCGTACCCCCTGTTCCGGCTGTGCGCTGCCCACGGCAAAATGCTCCATGTGCGCTACGGAAACGCCGCGTTGCGCCGCAGCTTCCGAAAACTCCACCGAGCGCCAGCGTTTGGGCAGGCGCAGCCAGATGTAGTAGCCGGAAGGCCTGCCGGAATAGTTCCATGCGCCCAGAATGTCGCGGGTCATGGCGTTGCGGGCTGCCGCCTCGGCCCGCTTGGTGTGCAGCACGCGGGCGGCAGTGCCGTTTTGCAGCCACAGTACGGCCAATTCCGCCATGAGCGGGGCGGACATCCAGATGGTGGATTCGATGGCAGATTCCAGCCTGCGCACGCAGTCCGGCGGGGCGCAGACAAAGGCTGTGCGCAGCCCGCCGGTGAGCGCCTTGGAGGTGGAGGCGATAAAGCAGCCGAGTTCCGGTGCCAGTGCGGATATGGGCGGCAGCACCGTTTCCAGCGTCAGGGCATACATGTCGTCTTCTATGATGCGTACCCCGTGGCGGCGGCACAGGGCTGCCATTTCGTGCCTGCGGTATTCCGGCATGTGGGCAAGGGTGGGATTCTGGCAGCCGGGCATGATGTACAGCCCCCGCACGTTATCCTGCACGCAGGCGGCGGCAAAGGCTTCCGGCAACATGCCCTGCGCGTCCATGGCAACGGGAACCAGTTGCAGGCGCAGCCGTTTGGCAAGGGGCTTGATGAGCGGATAGGTTAGGCTTTCCACGGCAATACGGTCGCCCGGGGCAAAGAGTGCACTCAGTGTTACCGCCATGCCGTGCTGTGCTCCGGCGCAGACCAGCACGTTGTCCGGTTCGGCGCGGTAGCCGTGCAGGGCTGCCCAGTGCACTCCGGCTTCGCGGTGGCGCAGCAGGCCGCGCGGCTGGTGGTAATGCAGCAGGGGTTGCAGGTTGCCGCGCGCCGCAAGCTGGCCGAGTGCCTC
This region of Desulfovibrio psychrotolerans genomic DNA includes:
- a CDS encoding phenylacetate--CoA ligase family protein, which encodes MTRKDRTEGIYSRREVLDESERRQYYLIQLKDLLSYAYRYSEDVKKRFDRAQFQVEKFKTLSDLKHIPILKKKELIFLQSMGPRLGGLLTKDLGELKRIFLSPGPIFDPEDRADDYWGYTEGFYSAGFRSGDVAQITFNYHLAPAGLMFEEPLRNLGCATIPAGPGNAATQLEIMQKLRVTGYVGTPSYLMHLAQKAEEKGLNLRKDMFLEVAFVTGEKISEKMRSQLEKKFDLIMRQGYGTADVGCIGYECFHKTGLHIANRAYVEICHPDTGIPLKDGEVGEIVVTAFNKTYPLIRLATGDLGYIDRSPCACGRTSPRIGSIVGRVDTTARIKGMFVYPHQVEQVMARFDEVKRWQIEVTNPGGIDEMILYIEASNFKREDELLHQFREKIKLRPQLKILTPGSLPPQIRPIEDKRIWD
- a CDS encoding aminotransferase-like domain-containing protein, producing the protein MTIFIQLLRETCAAPPASAAGRPPRPKYLTIADAIETAAARGLLQPGVALPTHREVADVLGVTVGTVTRGYAEAARRGLVRGETGRGTFPLSQKEGFARIGRRAEDTADFLREAGTLHEPHDAEAHPLQQQSQNGFSRVDMGLNTPFHALDPDLGEALGQLAARGNLQPLLHYHQPRGLLRHREAGVHWAALHGYRAEPDNVLVCAGAQHGMAVTLSALFAPGDRIAVESLTYPLIKPLAKRLRLQLVPVAMDAQGMLPEAFAAACVQDNVRGLYIMPGCQNPTLAHMPEYRRHEMAALCRRHGVRIIEDDMYALTLETVLPPISALAPELGCFIASTSKALTGGLRTAFVCAPPDCVRRLESAIESTIWMSAPLMAELAVLWLQNGTAARVLHTKRAEAAARNAMTRDILGAWNYSGRPSGYYIWLRLPKRWRSVEFSEAAAQRGVSVAHMEHFAVGSAQPEQGVRVSLCGPRDRQNLRTGLEVLADLLSL